The following are from one region of the Tenacibaculum dicentrarchi genome:
- a CDS encoding TonB-dependent receptor plug domain-containing protein, producing the protein MFLYRKFISVFAFISLTVFSQEKMATDNGCTASYGLEEVVITATRTKRQLSSIPVPVTLISKEQLQKSGAVRLKDILLEQTGITLVSDFGGSQGVQIQGVAADYTLILIDGVPVVGRASGNIDLSRLSVNNIKQIEIVKGPSSSLYGSEAIGGVINIITEQPKNGKIEGFVSYLAKGGAANELDINSNIKLKKKRFGLVSGINLNSSNGFDLSPETASKTTEAHQNFTGNLKLSYDFSDHLKTVVSSRFYTQSQQAIKSAKNKRTDWNINTNIHHKIKDNWSLNYLFYTTKYTTESVFNKQDKLYNEKLMRPEIKSTAVFGKNTLVIGLGSNFNSLERTEFNSVKKYDTPYVFGQFDFNPNAKLNVIIGARFEKSNQYKSAFTPKLSSSYKINKWFTAKGSVGFGFKAPDFRQLHFNFKNSANGYVVFGTQTIHQLFPDTPEIKAIEKELKPESSIGYNFGFQLKPTRKLKLDVNIFRNDLKDMIDSFDTRLKPLSLGLPIGTRVFSYRNRNQVYMQGVELDINYKITSNFSILTGYQFLDTGDKLQEDQLKSGEIFFRKTSTSPSQKMKMSNYYGLPNKSKHMLNFKVFYENYAHDFSANIRAIYRSKYALFDTNNSQGVIDEFDDFVAGNTQINIAATKTFFNRMNLRVGVNNLFNEKGEENKKTFKNNDTVLQLGTTFYGSLQFNF; encoded by the coding sequence ATGTTTCTATATAGGAAGTTTATAAGTGTATTTGCCTTTATCAGTTTAACTGTTTTTTCTCAAGAAAAAATGGCGACTGACAATGGTTGTACCGCTTCTTATGGTTTAGAAGAAGTGGTGATAACAGCAACAAGAACAAAGCGTCAGTTATCGTCAATACCAGTGCCTGTTACTTTAATTTCGAAAGAACAATTACAAAAATCAGGTGCGGTACGGCTAAAAGATATTTTATTAGAACAAACAGGTATTACTTTAGTGTCTGATTTTGGAGGCTCTCAAGGCGTGCAAATTCAGGGAGTTGCTGCTGATTACACCTTAATTTTAATCGATGGAGTTCCTGTTGTAGGAAGAGCATCAGGAAATATTGATTTAAGTAGGCTGAGTGTAAACAACATCAAACAAATAGAAATTGTTAAAGGACCGTCGTCATCTTTGTATGGTTCTGAGGCGATTGGTGGTGTTATTAATATCATTACCGAACAGCCAAAAAATGGTAAAATAGAAGGTTTTGTAAGCTATTTAGCAAAAGGTGGCGCAGCAAATGAATTAGATATTAACAGTAATATTAAGTTAAAAAAGAAGCGATTTGGGTTGGTTTCTGGTATTAATTTAAATTCGAGCAATGGCTTTGATTTATCTCCAGAAACCGCTTCAAAAACAACAGAAGCACATCAGAATTTTACAGGGAATTTAAAACTAAGTTATGATTTTTCGGATCATTTAAAAACCGTAGTTTCTTCACGATTTTATACACAATCGCAACAAGCTATTAAATCAGCTAAAAACAAGCGAACAGATTGGAATATTAACACCAATATACATCATAAAATAAAGGATAATTGGAGTTTAAACTACCTGTTTTATACTACAAAATATACTACAGAAAGTGTTTTTAATAAACAAGATAAGCTATACAATGAAAAATTAATGCGTCCTGAAATTAAATCGACTGCTGTTTTTGGTAAAAACACCTTAGTTATAGGTTTAGGATCAAATTTTAATTCATTAGAAAGGACGGAATTTAATAGCGTTAAAAAATACGATACGCCTTATGTTTTTGGGCAGTTTGATTTTAATCCGAATGCGAAGTTAAATGTAATTATTGGTGCTAGATTTGAAAAAAGCAATCAATATAAATCGGCATTTACCCCTAAGTTATCCTCTAGCTATAAAATAAATAAATGGTTTACAGCAAAAGGCTCGGTTGGTTTTGGTTTTAAAGCGCCTGATTTTAGACAGCTTCATTTCAATTTTAAAAATTCAGCAAACGGATATGTTGTTTTTGGAACGCAAACAATACATCAGTTATTTCCAGATACTCCTGAAATAAAAGCCATTGAAAAAGAGTTAAAACCCGAAAGTTCGATTGGTTATAACTTCGGATTTCAACTAAAACCTACTCGAAAGTTAAAATTAGATGTCAATATTTTTAGAAACGATTTAAAAGATATGATTGATTCTTTTGACACCCGATTAAAACCACTTTCTTTAGGATTGCCAATAGGAACGAGAGTTTTTTCTTATAGAAATAGAAACCAGGTTTATATGCAAGGAGTAGAATTGGATATTAACTATAAAATTACATCAAATTTTAGCATTTTAACAGGGTATCAATTTTTAGATACAGGAGATAAATTACAAGAAGATCAGCTGAAATCGGGGGAGATATTTTTTAGAAAAACAAGTACTTCGCCTTCTCAAAAAATGAAAATGTCAAATTATTATGGCTTGCCAAATAAATCGAAGCACATGCTAAACTTTAAAGTTTTTTATGAAAATTATGCCCATGATTTTTCGGCAAATATTAGAGCTATTTATCGAAGTAAATACGCCTTGTTTGACACGAATAATAGTCAAGGAGTTATTGATGAATTTGATGATTTTGTAGCAGGAAATACACAAATAAATATTGCGGCTACTAAAACATTTTTTAACAGAATGAATCTTCGAGTAGGAGTTAATAATTTATTTAATGAAAAGGGAGAAGAAAATAAAAAAACATTTAAAAATAACGACACTGTTTTACAGTTAGGAACAACTTTCTACGGAAGCCTTCAGTTTAATTTTTAG
- a CDS encoding HmuY family protein, which translates to MKILKSIWLIVLVAFLAVSCSDNSSDDVFEPVMAKQIKNLHAKQLTDYAVNPPTASGEFVKFSFKKGGIVTDDNWDIAFRATTIIVNGGESTGVKEEPKRTGEASIALALGTFSEITKAPESARFKQDEKGMLALPKSLWYTYNFSDHSINPVAGKVLVVKTIDGNYAKIEILSYYKDMDSSNSADPKNSGAQYYTFNYVYNPTVGDKNLQ; encoded by the coding sequence ATGAAAATTTTAAAATCAATTTGGCTAATCGTTTTAGTTGCTTTTTTAGCTGTTTCTTGTAGTGATAATAGCAGTGATGATGTTTTTGAGCCAGTTATGGCAAAACAAATTAAAAACTTACACGCAAAACAACTTACTGATTATGCGGTAAATCCTCCAACGGCTTCAGGTGAATTTGTAAAGTTTAGCTTTAAAAAAGGAGGAATTGTAACCGATGATAATTGGGATATCGCCTTTAGAGCCACCACAATTATCGTAAATGGAGGAGAATCGACAGGAGTTAAAGAAGAGCCAAAAAGAACAGGAGAAGCAAGTATCGCTTTAGCCTTAGGAACTTTTTCAGAGATTACAAAAGCCCCCGAATCTGCTCGTTTCAAGCAAGATGAAAAAGGAATGTTAGCCTTGCCAAAAAGTTTGTGGTATACTTATAATTTTTCTGACCACAGTATAAATCCTGTAGCAGGAAAAGTACTTGTTGTAAAAACGATTGATGGGAATTATGCTAAAATAGAAATTTTAAGTTATTATAAAGATATGGACAGTTCAAATTCTGCCGATCCTAAAAATTCAGGTGCACAATATTATACTTTTAATTATGTATACAATCCGACTGTAGGTGATAAAAACCTTCAATAA
- the uvrA gene encoding excinuclease ABC subunit UvrA has translation MKRDLSAINPKENIIIKGASLHNLKNIDVVIPRNKLVVITGLSGSGKSTLAFDTLYAEGQRRYVESLSSYARQFLGKLHKPKVDYIKGIAPAIAIEQKVNSTNPRSTVGTSTEIYDYIKLLYARIGKTISPISGSEVKKHTVSDVLNHVKTFEERTKLLLLAPIIINKNRDLKTVLQVLNQQGYARLKYNNTVLRIDDFPIDDFNNEDLFLVVDRIITKNEEDFYNRLGDAIQTAFFEGKGICFVENLNDKKITEFSNKFELDGITFLEPNTHLFSFNNPYGACPTCEGYGSVIGIDEELVIPNTGLSIFEDAIFPFKTDSYKIYKENLILNAIDFDIPIHKPWFELSENQKELVWNGTNKFEGIHDLFKKLEEKSYKIQNRVMLSRYRGKTTCNNCNGKRLRKEANYVHVHEKVISDLVTLPLDELSVFFNNLKLNEHELAIGKRLLTEINNRLQFLTDVGLNYLTLNRTSNTLSGGESQRINLATSLGSSLVGSMYILDEPSIGLHPKDTEKLIDVLKDLRDLGNTVIVVEHDEDIMKEADYIIDIGPEAGTYGGNVVAEGTFDDIMKSDSLTAKYLSEVLKIETPTIRRNSKNTINIIGARENNLKNIDVSFPLNTLTVITGVSGSGKSTLVKKILYPAMQKKLVGYGEKVGQFTDITGSFENIKNVEFIDQNPIGRSSRSNPVTYIKAYDDIRKLFSIQKLASIRNYQPKHFSFNVDAGRCEVCKGEGIVTIEMQFMADVHLQCDTCHGKRFKKEVLEVHFGKKSIDDILNLTIDDAVTFFEEREQFKIARKLKPLQDVGLGYVQLGQSSSTLSGGEAQRIKLASFLMKGNTKDKTLFIFDEPTTGLHFHDIKKLLTSFNALINKGHSIIVIEHNIELIKCADHIIDLGLQGGKNGGNLIFTGTPEDLIKNKDSFTAHYLTDKII, from the coding sequence TCGTCATATGCTCGTCAGTTTTTAGGAAAATTACACAAACCAAAAGTAGATTATATAAAAGGAATAGCGCCTGCAATTGCTATTGAACAAAAAGTAAACTCAACAAATCCACGATCCACAGTAGGAACCTCAACCGAAATTTACGATTATATAAAATTATTATATGCTCGTATTGGTAAAACTATTTCGCCAATATCAGGTAGCGAAGTAAAAAAACATACTGTTTCTGATGTTCTTAATCATGTAAAAACTTTTGAAGAACGTACCAAACTTTTATTATTAGCTCCAATTATTATCAATAAAAATAGAGATTTAAAAACTGTTTTACAAGTTTTAAATCAACAAGGATATGCTCGTTTAAAATATAATAATACCGTTTTAAGAATTGACGATTTTCCTATTGATGATTTTAATAATGAAGATTTATTTTTAGTTGTTGATAGAATTATTACTAAAAATGAAGAAGATTTTTATAATCGATTAGGTGATGCTATTCAAACTGCTTTTTTTGAAGGAAAAGGAATTTGTTTCGTTGAAAATTTAAATGATAAAAAAATCACAGAGTTTAGCAATAAATTTGAATTAGACGGAATCACATTTTTAGAACCTAATACCCATTTATTCAGTTTTAACAATCCGTACGGAGCTTGTCCTACTTGCGAAGGTTACGGAAGTGTAATTGGTATTGATGAAGAATTAGTTATTCCAAATACAGGATTATCTATTTTTGAAGATGCTATTTTCCCTTTTAAAACAGACAGCTATAAAATTTATAAAGAAAACTTAATTTTAAATGCTATTGATTTTGATATTCCTATTCATAAACCTTGGTTTGAGCTTTCTGAAAATCAAAAAGAATTAGTTTGGAACGGAACTAATAAATTTGAAGGAATACACGATTTATTTAAAAAACTAGAAGAAAAAAGTTATAAAATTCAGAATAGAGTAATGCTTTCTCGCTATCGAGGAAAAACAACTTGTAACAATTGTAACGGAAAAAGACTCCGTAAAGAAGCTAATTATGTACATGTTCATGAAAAAGTAATTTCAGATTTAGTTACACTTCCTTTAGATGAACTATCAGTGTTTTTCAATAATTTAAAACTAAATGAACACGAATTAGCAATAGGAAAACGATTGCTTACTGAAATTAATAATCGCTTACAATTTTTAACCGATGTTGGTTTAAATTACTTAACCTTAAACCGTACTTCAAACACGCTTTCTGGAGGTGAAAGTCAACGAATAAATTTAGCAACATCATTAGGAAGTTCACTTGTTGGCTCTATGTATATTTTAGATGAACCTAGTATTGGTTTACATCCAAAAGACACCGAAAAATTAATTGATGTACTTAAAGATTTACGTGATTTAGGGAACACCGTTATTGTAGTTGAACATGATGAAGATATTATGAAAGAGGCTGATTATATTATCGACATAGGTCCTGAAGCGGGAACTTACGGTGGTAACGTAGTTGCTGAAGGTACTTTTGATGATATTATGAAATCCGATTCGCTAACGGCTAAGTATTTATCCGAAGTATTAAAAATTGAAACCCCTACAATACGTAGAAACTCAAAAAACACCATTAATATTATTGGTGCTCGTGAAAACAATTTAAAAAATATTGATGTTTCTTTTCCGCTAAATACCTTAACTGTTATTACAGGTGTTTCTGGAAGTGGAAAAAGTACCTTGGTTAAGAAAATTTTATATCCTGCAATGCAGAAAAAACTGGTCGGGTATGGTGAAAAAGTAGGTCAGTTTACTGATATTACAGGAAGTTTTGAAAATATAAAAAATGTTGAATTTATTGACCAAAATCCTATCGGACGTTCTTCAAGGTCAAACCCAGTAACTTATATAAAAGCTTATGATGATATTCGAAAATTGTTTTCAATTCAAAAATTAGCGAGTATCAGAAATTATCAACCAAAACATTTTTCTTTTAATGTTGATGCAGGACGTTGCGAGGTTTGTAAGGGCGAAGGAATAGTTACTATTGAAATGCAGTTTATGGCTGATGTGCATTTGCAATGCGATACCTGCCACGGAAAACGCTTTAAAAAAGAGGTTTTAGAAGTTCATTTTGGTAAAAAATCTATTGATGATATTTTAAACCTAACTATTGATGATGCTGTTACTTTTTTCGAAGAACGAGAACAATTTAAAATTGCTCGTAAACTAAAACCCTTGCAAGATGTTGGCCTAGGATATGTACAATTAGGGCAATCATCATCAACATTATCTGGTGGAGAAGCGCAACGTATAAAGTTAGCTTCTTTTTTAATGAAAGGAAATACCAAGGATAAAACTTTATTTATTTTTGATGAACCTACCACAGGACTTCATTTTCATGATATTAAAAAATTACTTACCTCTTTTAATGCCTTAATAAATAAAGGTCATTCGATTATTGTAATTGAACATAATATTGAATTAATTAAATGTGCCGACCATATTATTGACCTTGGTTTACAAGGCGGAAAAAATGGTGGAAATTTAATTTTTACAGGAACTCCAGAAGATTTAATCAAAAATAAAGACTCTTTTACAGCGCATTATTTAACTGATAAAATAATATAA